Proteins found in one Prochlorococcus marinus CUG1433 genomic segment:
- a CDS encoding DUF3303 family protein codes for LGRYHASYSNNVYIIVQASAGIKMTEHFAPWKVKFDIDFDIKPVMTDDEKVAEHKLVGSLMAAEQKMGFTG; via the coding sequence TTGGGAAGGTATCATGCCTCTTACTCAAATAATGTTTATATTATTGTCCAAGCTTCAGCAGGCATAAAAATGACAGAACATTTTGCTCCTTGGAAAGTTAAGTTTGATATAGATTTTGATATCAAGCCAGTTATGACTGACGATGAAAAAGTTGCTGAGCACAAGCTTGTTGGCTCATTAATGGCAGCAGAACAGAAAATGGGATTCACAGGTTAA